A DNA window from Altererythrobacter sp. B11 contains the following coding sequences:
- the pstC gene encoding phosphate ABC transporter permease subunit PstC: MSPAILFLLALGLGLAGWLAARARAWSFRRRDPDVRLAALPAHYGWYVALWVVVPVIAFAVLWSIAAPQLVMQHVLSQPAASQLPPFGLKRLTILAEARAVASGAAAGVFNPEAQALVEPFRVALSRYNTIGIAATLVIAFLGGAWSFLRVKPDFAARTKVERTTMIVLLLASLVAILTTLGIFGSLVFETIRFFGMISPLDFLFGTHWGPDPMSSSADPSRYGALPLFWGTIYIGAIIAMVVAIPLGMMSAIYLTQYADPRWRQWLKPALEILAGVPTVVYGYFAALTVAPAVRDLALSLGISNASSESALAAGLVMGVMIIPFVSSMADDSIAAVPQAMRDGSLAMGATTNETIRKVLVPAALPGIVAGVMLAVSRAIGETMIVVMAAGAAANLSANPLEAMTTVTFQIVAMLTGEGSFDHPATLSAFALGMVLFLVTLALNFIALRVVKRFREAYE; the protein is encoded by the coding sequence ATGTCCCCCGCAATCCTGTTCCTGCTGGCACTCGGCCTCGGTCTGGCCGGGTGGCTTGCGGCTCGCGCACGGGCGTGGAGCTTCCGGCGCCGCGATCCCGATGTCCGGCTGGCGGCGCTGCCGGCGCATTATGGTTGGTATGTGGCGCTGTGGGTCGTCGTGCCCGTCATCGCCTTTGCGGTGCTGTGGTCGATCGCTGCGCCGCAACTGGTCATGCAGCATGTCCTCTCGCAGCCGGCCGCATCGCAGCTCCCGCCCTTCGGGCTCAAGCGGCTGACGATCCTGGCGGAAGCCCGTGCCGTGGCGAGCGGTGCGGCGGCGGGCGTGTTCAATCCCGAAGCGCAGGCGCTGGTCGAACCCTTCCGCGTCGCCCTTTCGCGCTACAACACCATCGGCATCGCAGCGACGCTGGTGATCGCTTTCCTCGGCGGCGCATGGTCCTTCCTGCGGGTGAAGCCCGATTTCGCCGCGCGCACCAAGGTGGAGCGCACGACCATGATCGTGCTGCTGCTCGCCTCGCTGGTGGCGATCCTCACCACGCTGGGCATCTTCGGCAGCCTGGTGTTCGAGACTATCCGCTTCTTCGGCATGATCAGCCCCCTGGATTTCCTCTTCGGAACCCATTGGGGACCCGACCCGATGAGCAGTTCCGCCGATCCTTCGCGCTATGGCGCGCTGCCGCTGTTCTGGGGCACGATCTATATCGGCGCGATCATCGCCATGGTCGTGGCGATCCCGCTGGGGATGATGAGCGCGATCTACCTCACCCAATATGCGGATCCGCGCTGGCGCCAGTGGCTGAAGCCGGCGCTGGAGATCCTCGCCGGTGTGCCTACGGTGGTCTACGGCTATTTCGCCGCCCTCACCGTGGCTCCCGCTGTGCGCGATCTGGCGCTGTCCCTCGGCATCAGCAACGCCTCGAGCGAGAGCGCGCTGGCCGCAGGCCTGGTGATGGGCGTGATGATCATTCCCTTCGTGTCTTCCATGGCCGACGATTCCATCGCCGCCGTGCCGCAGGCCATGCGCGACGGCAGTCTGGCCATGGGGGCAACCACCAATGAAACGATCCGCAAGGTGCTGGTGCCGGCCGCCCTGCCCGGTATCGTCGCGGGCGTGATGCTCGCCGTCAGCCGCGCGATTGGCGAGACGATGATCGTCGTAATGGCGGCTGGCGCGGCGGCGAATCTCAGCGCCAACCCACTCGAAGCGATGACCACGGTAACATTCCAGATCGTCGCGATGCTGACCGGCGAAGGCAGCTTCGACCATCCGGCCACGCTCAGCGCCTTTGCCCTCGGCATGGTGCTGTTCCTCGTCACCCTCGCGCTGAACTTCATCGCCCTGCGCGTGGTGAAGCGGTTCCGCGAAGCCTATGAGTGA
- a CDS encoding outer membrane beta-barrel protein produces MVLRSASAALLSLTLLVSPPLLAQQIGRTAPILDVPDDYAEGVGIEAGPFTLLPSAELRAEYDSNIYAKQKDAEDDLIGIIVPRLEARLNRESTQVAVRAEATGRKYLDHTREDSVAALVGASLMQGAGGPDRVTADVSWQRAIEDRGDPEARDVQALGPRKLDLLALETGWRHEGPRVSLAVRGSATKIDYVSDIDNERDLTNYAGRASVELGVGGTSSIVLIGFVTHRDFRLGGAVSDRNRDATTYGGRAGAKFGEGGLLRGEASIGVFQLEPADDTLPSRTGVSAEASLAYLPRRRLAIILNAFRGDVATVRSGAQSRTDTVVQLGVQAEARANFQLEGSVFYRRSQFIGADVAETTTGIRGEAEYRLTPRLSLVGSATYSRRKSNVPSDEFDRLRAAIEMRLRI; encoded by the coding sequence GTGGTTCTGAGGTCGGCGAGCGCTGCGCTGCTGTCCCTCACTCTGCTGGTATCACCGCCCTTGCTGGCGCAGCAGATCGGCCGGACGGCGCCCATACTGGACGTGCCGGACGATTATGCTGAAGGCGTCGGCATAGAGGCCGGGCCTTTCACCCTGCTGCCTTCGGCCGAACTCCGGGCGGAGTACGACAGCAATATCTATGCGAAGCAAAAGGATGCCGAGGACGACCTGATCGGCATCATAGTTCCCCGCCTGGAAGCGCGACTGAACAGGGAATCGACGCAGGTGGCGGTGCGCGCCGAGGCAACGGGGCGCAAATATCTCGACCACACCCGTGAAGACAGCGTGGCCGCGCTGGTCGGCGCCTCTCTGATGCAGGGCGCTGGCGGACCCGATCGGGTCACGGCCGATGTCAGTTGGCAGCGCGCAATAGAAGATCGCGGCGACCCCGAAGCGCGCGACGTGCAAGCGCTTGGGCCGCGCAAGTTGGACCTACTCGCATTGGAGACCGGCTGGCGGCACGAAGGGCCGCGCGTTTCTCTGGCGGTACGCGGCAGCGCGACCAAGATCGACTATGTTTCAGATATCGACAATGAGCGTGACCTGACCAATTACGCCGGCAGAGCATCGGTGGAACTGGGCGTCGGTGGGACGAGCAGCATCGTCCTTATCGGCTTTGTCACTCATCGCGATTTCCGTCTGGGCGGCGCGGTGAGTGACCGCAACCGGGATGCCACGACCTATGGCGGGCGGGCCGGGGCGAAATTCGGGGAAGGGGGGCTGTTACGCGGCGAAGCGTCCATAGGCGTCTTCCAGCTGGAGCCTGCGGATGACACGCTCCCTTCGCGAACGGGCGTGTCGGCGGAAGCATCGCTGGCCTATCTTCCGCGCCGTCGGCTGGCCATTATCCTTAACGCCTTTCGCGGAGACGTGGCGACGGTGCGCAGTGGAGCGCAGTCGCGCACCGATACGGTCGTGCAGCTGGGCGTGCAGGCCGAAGCGCGCGCCAATTTCCAGCTCGAGGGGTCGGTGTTCTATCGCCGCAGCCAGTTCATCGGGGCGGATGTCGCTGAGACAACCACCGGAATTCGGGGCGAGGCGGAATACCGGCTGACGCCCCGGCTCTCCCTAGTCGGTTCTGCAACCTATTCCCGGCGAAAAAGCAATGTTCCCAGTGACGAGTTCGACCGCCTTCGTGCGGCCATCGAAATGCGCTTGCGGATCTGA
- a CDS encoding lipopolysaccharide biosynthesis protein, producing MNMLLAFFRSFPGLPPFPVKGHLANIGHLLWGNVLSNVLALISLGIAARTLETTSFGILVLIVTYVRLVDRLIRFESWQPLIRFASDLEIENREKLPRLYLYGILLDVSAALTAAGVAVLLAMIAGKLFGLGAEHVHLVMIHATCLLFSISGAPTAALRMAGRFKLIAYIQPLGPIIRAPLALMCALLWPTLTGFVVAWTIAQIAGSAVYAALGWRALRDQGIKNPLKQPWVHLARDFPGFVSFAWTTNVSMSLRTVTQEADVLLVGALAGPSSAGFYHVAKRAAKIAQQVGAQTQAVLYPDMARLWAQARVAQLQRVTLRVQYALSSLGLASVLLALFAGQPLVELALGNDYGDVGALLVAQLISVTFIMHAAPSRSVLLSMGQPGTVLKSMLFGTVLFFLCALLLIPRYGAMGASLAHIVCSLVTAVWMDFSWLRSVRQHLPEREPV from the coding sequence ATGAACATGCTGCTCGCCTTCTTCCGCTCCTTTCCGGGTCTGCCCCCTTTTCCGGTGAAGGGTCATCTCGCCAATATCGGCCATCTTCTCTGGGGCAATGTGCTCAGCAACGTCCTTGCGCTGATTAGCCTGGGTATCGCCGCCCGCACCCTGGAGACGACGTCGTTCGGTATTCTGGTACTGATCGTCACCTATGTGCGGCTTGTGGACCGGCTGATCCGCTTCGAATCCTGGCAACCGCTGATCCGGTTTGCCAGCGATCTCGAAATCGAAAACCGCGAAAAGCTACCCCGGCTCTACCTTTACGGCATCCTTCTCGACGTATCCGCAGCGCTAACCGCTGCGGGGGTGGCTGTGTTGCTGGCCATGATCGCCGGCAAGCTGTTCGGGTTGGGGGCAGAACATGTTCACTTGGTGATGATCCACGCGACATGCCTGCTGTTCAGTATTTCAGGGGCGCCCACGGCCGCGCTTCGCATGGCGGGGCGGTTCAAGCTGATCGCCTATATCCAGCCGCTCGGGCCGATAATCCGGGCCCCGCTGGCTTTGATGTGCGCGCTGCTATGGCCTACGCTGACCGGGTTCGTCGTGGCCTGGACGATAGCGCAGATCGCTGGCTCCGCTGTCTATGCGGCGCTCGGCTGGCGTGCACTGCGCGACCAGGGGATCAAAAATCCGCTCAAGCAACCGTGGGTCCATCTGGCGCGGGACTTTCCCGGCTTCGTGAGCTTCGCCTGGACGACCAATGTTTCCATGTCGCTGCGAACCGTCACGCAGGAGGCAGACGTGCTGCTGGTCGGCGCGCTGGCGGGCCCGAGCTCGGCGGGGTTCTATCACGTCGCCAAACGCGCGGCGAAGATCGCCCAGCAAGTCGGCGCCCAGACGCAGGCCGTACTCTACCCCGATATGGCGCGTTTATGGGCCCAAGCCCGGGTGGCACAATTGCAGCGCGTGACACTGCGTGTGCAATATGCCCTCAGCAGCCTGGGCCTTGCGTCGGTCCTCCTGGCTTTGTTCGCAGGACAGCCACTAGTCGAACTGGCGCTGGGCAACGACTATGGCGACGTCGGCGCCCTGTTGGTGGCGCAGCTAATCAGCGTGACCTTCATCATGCATGCCGCGCCCTCGCGGTCGGTCTTGCTGTCGATGGGTCAGCCCGGCACCGTCCTCAAGAGCATGTTGTTCGGCACGGTGCTGTTCTTCCTTTGCGCTCTGCTGCTTATACCCCGCTATGGGGCCATGGGAGCCAGCTTGGCGCACATCGTCTGTTCCCTTGTCACAGCGGTGTGGATGGATTTCAGCTGGCTCCGCTCCGTGCGGCAGCATTTGCCGGAACGCGAGCCGGTCTAG
- a CDS encoding PIG-L deacetylase family protein has product MGDLSAARRVAVVAPHPDDEVLGCGGTMARLGSEGAEVHVVIVTRGQEPDFPTAHMDRVMAEADRAHRSLGVAATHHLDLPAAALDTLPAARINARLAECLAEIAPDTLFVPFIGDIHLDHQITFTSSLVWARPRSPRAPRRVFAYETLSETNWYAPGLTPTFAPDYFVDIAAQLEAKLAAFAMFETQARNFPDERSLQTIRTLANLRGSMVFCAAAEAFMTIRQVWRAE; this is encoded by the coding sequence ATGGGCGATCTTTCCGCGGCGCGGCGGGTGGCCGTTGTCGCCCCCCACCCGGATGACGAGGTGCTGGGATGCGGTGGCACCATGGCCCGTCTCGGTTCCGAAGGCGCTGAAGTGCATGTAGTGATCGTCACCAGGGGGCAGGAACCGGATTTTCCCACCGCCCATATGGATCGAGTGATGGCGGAGGCCGACCGCGCGCATCGCAGCCTCGGTGTCGCGGCAACGCACCATCTCGATTTGCCGGCGGCCGCGCTCGACACTCTACCCGCCGCGCGGATCAACGCCCGGCTGGCGGAATGCCTCGCCGAGATTGCCCCCGATACGCTGTTCGTTCCTTTCATCGGCGACATTCATCTGGATCACCAGATCACCTTCACCTCCTCCTTGGTCTGGGCCCGGCCACGTTCGCCCCGCGCGCCGCGCCGTGTTTTCGCTTATGAGACGCTCTCGGAAACGAACTGGTACGCGCCGGGTCTGACCCCCACTTTCGCGCCCGATTACTTCGTGGACATTGCCGCCCAGCTGGAAGCGAAATTGGCGGCCTTCGCCATGTTCGAAACCCAGGCACGGAATTTTCCGGACGAGCGATCGCTGCAGACGATCCGCACGCTCGCGAATCTACGCGGTTCGATGGTGTTCTGCGCGGCAGCCGAGGCTTTCATGACCATCCGCCAAGTGTGGCGGGCGGAATGA
- a CDS encoding sensor histidine kinase codes for MAEGRRFPLPGIMLALATGAVMLLAGVDGWLVLGVVLVWCCSFWLLAAPPAPPPRERTDGLQLTRTGMRDLIEHSGLPMMMLDGERIIVANAAARENIGAHVVGQDARVALRHPVAVDLLARPGGGSATIQGLTGPRSNWQMSRQVLDERYSLIELINRTAEADISRAHTDFVANASHELRTPLASIIGYMETLVEEDGAIDQKRANRFHQTVLREARRLQNLVDDLMSLSRVEAEKHDHPRERVDLVPIVGQAARDGAGPDRLERLDLTLPGEPMLVRGDHRQLEQLVRNLVDNGLKYGDQEKPVSVSLTVDQRRRAIISVEDRGEGIAPEHIPHLTRRFYRTDPGRSRAAGGTGLGLAIVKHIVERHRGTLDISSKLGRGTVVTIRLPLAEEEAQVA; via the coding sequence ATGGCCGAGGGTCGTAGATTTCCCCTGCCCGGAATCATGCTCGCCCTCGCGACGGGGGCGGTGATGCTGCTGGCCGGCGTGGATGGCTGGCTGGTGCTGGGCGTGGTGCTGGTGTGGTGCTGCTCCTTCTGGCTGCTCGCCGCGCCCCCCGCCCCGCCCCCACGCGAACGGACGGACGGGCTTCAGCTCACCCGCACCGGCATGCGCGACCTGATCGAACATTCGGGCCTGCCGATGATGATGCTGGATGGAGAGCGGATCATCGTCGCCAATGCCGCCGCCCGCGAGAATATCGGCGCGCATGTCGTGGGGCAGGACGCGCGCGTGGCGCTGCGCCATCCGGTGGCGGTGGACCTGCTGGCGCGGCCGGGCGGCGGCAGCGCGACGATCCAGGGCCTCACCGGCCCGCGCAGCAACTGGCAGATGTCGCGCCAGGTTCTGGACGAACGCTATTCGCTGATCGAACTCATCAACCGCACCGCCGAAGCGGATATCAGCCGCGCGCATACCGATTTCGTCGCCAATGCCAGCCACGAACTGCGCACCCCCCTCGCCTCCATCATCGGCTACATGGAAACGCTGGTGGAGGAAGATGGCGCGATAGACCAGAAGCGCGCCAACCGCTTCCACCAGACGGTATTGCGGGAGGCGCGGCGACTGCAGAACCTGGTGGACGATCTCATGTCGCTGTCCCGCGTGGAGGCGGAAAAGCACGATCATCCGCGTGAACGGGTCGACCTGGTGCCGATCGTCGGCCAGGCTGCGCGCGACGGGGCCGGTCCGGATCGGCTGGAGCGCCTCGACCTCACGCTGCCGGGCGAACCCATGCTGGTGCGCGGCGATCATCGCCAGCTCGAACAGCTGGTGCGCAATCTGGTGGATAACGGCCTGAAATATGGCGATCAGGAAAAGCCGGTCTCCGTCTCCCTGACAGTGGACCAGCGGCGGCGGGCGATCATTTCAGTGGAGGATCGCGGGGAAGGCATCGCGCCCGAGCATATCCCGCACCTGACGCGCCGGTTCTATCGCACCGATCCCGGCCGCAGCCGCGCCGCAGGCGGGACCGGGCTGGGCCTTGCGATCGTAAAGCATATCGTTGAGCGCCACCGGGGCACGCTCGACATTTCCAGCAAGCTCGGGCGCGGAACGGTGGTGACCATCCGCCTCCCCCTTGCCGAGGAAGAGGCGCAGGTCGCCTGA
- a CDS encoding substrate-binding domain-containing protein, which produces MIKMLRYPTVALCALALASCGGAADGGGTRESIRAVGSSTVYPFAKAVAEMFVRSHPEFKSPIIESTGTGGGMNLFCAGLGANTPDIADASRRMKLSEFQSCQANGVKEITEIQVGLDGIAFASTKGGITMNLTPEIVYRALAANPYGKPQTAKTWRDVDPSLPATPILVYGPPSTSGTRDALKELVLEKGCEADPAMAQLKESDEDRFAQVCTEVRSDGAYVDQGEQDNLIVQKIEGNPQAVGVFGYSYLEENADRVQGLRMNGVEPTYANISSFAYPGARPLFIYVKNAHLDAIPGLRDFVQEWAGAWGKDGPLAKIGLVATPADVAAKSAAAAMDFTPLTADELK; this is translated from the coding sequence ATGATCAAGATGCTCCGTTATCCGACCGTGGCGCTGTGCGCGCTGGCCCTCGCCTCCTGCGGCGGGGCGGCAGATGGCGGCGGCACACGCGAATCGATCCGCGCGGTCGGCTCCTCCACGGTCTATCCCTTTGCGAAGGCCGTGGCGGAAATGTTCGTGCGCTCGCACCCGGAATTCAAATCGCCGATCATCGAATCGACCGGCACCGGCGGCGGCATGAATTTGTTCTGCGCCGGCCTGGGCGCAAACACCCCGGACATCGCCGATGCCTCGCGCCGGATGAAGCTCAGCGAGTTCCAGAGCTGCCAGGCCAATGGCGTGAAGGAGATCACCGAGATCCAGGTAGGCCTCGACGGCATCGCCTTCGCCTCCACCAAGGGCGGCATCACGATGAATCTCACGCCGGAGATCGTCTATCGCGCGCTGGCGGCCAATCCTTATGGCAAGCCGCAGACGGCAAAAACCTGGCGCGACGTCGATCCCTCGCTGCCCGCCACGCCGATCCTCGTCTATGGCCCGCCCTCCACTTCGGGCACTCGTGATGCACTGAAGGAACTGGTGCTGGAAAAGGGCTGCGAAGCCGACCCCGCCATGGCCCAGCTGAAGGAGAGCGACGAGGACCGATTCGCGCAGGTCTGCACCGAAGTCCGTTCCGACGGCGCCTATGTCGATCAGGGCGAGCAGGACAATCTGATCGTGCAGAAGATCGAAGGCAATCCGCAGGCAGTCGGCGTGTTCGGCTACTCCTACCTTGAAGAGAACGCCGACCGCGTGCAGGGCCTGCGCATGAATGGCGTCGAACCGACCTATGCCAACATTTCCAGCTTCGCCTATCCGGGCGCGCGGCCGCTGTTTATCTATGTGAAGAACGCCCATCTGGACGCCATCCCGGGTCTGCGCGACTTCGTGCAGGAATGGGCCGGCGCCTGGGGCAAGGACGGCCCGCTGGCCAAGATCGGCCTTGTCGCGACCCCCGCCGACGTGGCAGCGAAGAGCGCCGCCGCGGCCATGGACTTCACGCCCCTGACCGCCGACGAACTCAAGTAG
- a CDS encoding OprO/OprP family phosphate-selective porin, whose product MRPIALSSAFVAAVLLFPGAARAEAEAGDGNGWSPLSVLDEGAPTIGDPKGWSVTPHGRLQVDVGGVEARSSIDAGPGFDSEYRRARLGLEATAPGGFSLRVDTEFSEHVDEVMDAYVAYSHGPLQITLGQQNTFQTLEELTSSLSASFIERSALTDAFGFQRRVGLSAQYQSGIILLQGGAFLDNLRELDDRGRSVDGRVVAMPKLGGVQLHFGATLHYAWYEDGATQRYRQRPLIHLSDRRFIDTGSFSGEGERGNGLEFAAISGPLHATAEAYWQHVDRAGFADPTFFGGYAEVGLFLTPGDSTAYSRGVFGRVRPKRPVTSGGPGAVQLNFRYDYLDLTDAGIRGGEQNGYMASLVWTPTAHTRLMADFARLQYSGARQRTVDGRTAYGIDSFAVRAQIDF is encoded by the coding sequence ATGCGCCCCATCGCCCTCTCCTCCGCCTTCGTTGCGGCCGTTCTGCTCTTCCCCGGCGCTGCGCGCGCAGAGGCGGAGGCAGGCGACGGCAACGGCTGGTCGCCCCTCTCCGTGCTGGACGAAGGCGCCCCGACGATTGGCGATCCAAAGGGATGGAGCGTCACCCCCCACGGCCGGCTGCAGGTGGATGTGGGCGGAGTGGAGGCGCGCTCCTCGATTGACGCGGGGCCCGGATTCGACAGCGAATATCGCCGCGCCCGGCTGGGTCTGGAAGCGACCGCTCCGGGAGGGTTCAGCCTGCGCGTCGACACCGAGTTTTCGGAGCATGTCGACGAGGTGATGGATGCCTATGTGGCCTACAGCCACGGGCCACTGCAGATCACGCTGGGGCAGCAGAATACGTTCCAGACACTGGAGGAACTGACGAGCTCGCTCTCCGCCTCTTTCATCGAGCGGAGCGCGCTGACCGACGCCTTTGGTTTCCAGCGCCGCGTAGGCCTGTCGGCGCAGTACCAGTCGGGCATTATCCTGCTGCAGGGTGGCGCTTTTCTCGACAATCTGCGCGAGCTGGACGATCGCGGCCGCAGTGTCGACGGCCGTGTGGTCGCCATGCCGAAGCTGGGCGGGGTGCAACTGCATTTCGGCGCCACGCTGCATTATGCCTGGTACGAGGATGGCGCGACGCAGCGCTATCGTCAGCGCCCGCTGATCCATTTGTCGGACCGGCGCTTCATCGACACCGGGAGTTTTTCCGGCGAGGGCGAGCGCGGCAACGGGCTGGAATTCGCCGCCATTTCCGGTCCGCTCCACGCCACCGCGGAAGCCTATTGGCAGCATGTGGACCGCGCCGGCTTCGCCGATCCGACCTTCTTCGGCGGCTATGCCGAAGTGGGCCTGTTCCTCACCCCGGGGGACAGCACCGCCTATTCGCGCGGTGTCTTCGGGCGGGTTCGCCCGAAGCGCCCGGTCACCTCCGGCGGGCCGGGCGCGGTCCAGCTCAATTTTCGCTATGACTATCTCGACCTCACCGATGCCGGGATCAGGGGGGGCGAGCAGAACGGCTATATGGCCTCGCTCGTGTGGACGCCCACCGCGCACACGCGGCTGATGGCCGATTTCGCGCGGCTGCAATATAGCGGCGCCCGGCAAAGAACGGTCGACGGCCGGACGGCCTATGGAATCGACAGCTTCGCCGTGCGCGCGCAGATCGATTTTTGA
- a CDS encoding O-antigen ligase family protein — translation MKTTSADHMPTSPLPPRALRSLPLGRGPEGSDQIIPAAGVGPRPLEAALLMVGAFLVGYQRLRLGPINLTLSDAAFVLAFAICLARGQIAREPFGGMTAAWILALVLMLTGLMIGTVVHGNMFRWAVISLQYLFGYLFLPLMLMRVPLAFAHRLIAMFLIGMTVMEVIGIAVSLTLDPQQATALLASDFLEGNGRLSTFASEPNWNGQLIAFTGPFALYALVKRLMAPWVFVIVLAVLLGGLLLSASFTGFAAFSIGMVVALAFLGVRAILGAGLAISVIAAIFLASGAPLPTVFQDRVGGALVDGSLEEAGTYKGRVKLLEQAWDKSGDTIIVGLGVEGFRATHEINQPVHNLFMLMLVDGGLMALLGFTLLVALLFIMPLRYFRRFRVEAGTAVAVACVFTIYTQSMPHMFARLNIVPVLFGLMLIFAGSRQLYPKGVVLTPSAPGRTPNRRMDSRVRR, via the coding sequence ATGAAAACGACCAGCGCAGATCATATGCCAACCTCGCCGTTACCCCCACGGGCGCTGCGCTCGCTGCCGCTTGGACGGGGGCCGGAAGGCAGCGACCAGATCATACCGGCCGCAGGGGTTGGACCCAGACCGCTGGAGGCTGCGCTGCTGATGGTGGGCGCGTTTCTCGTCGGGTATCAGAGGCTCCGGCTGGGGCCGATCAACCTTACCCTGTCGGACGCAGCTTTCGTGCTGGCCTTTGCTATCTGCCTAGCCCGCGGACAGATCGCGCGTGAGCCATTCGGCGGCATGACTGCGGCCTGGATTCTCGCCCTGGTGCTGATGCTGACGGGGCTGATGATCGGCACGGTGGTGCATGGAAACATGTTCCGCTGGGCGGTGATATCGCTGCAATATCTCTTCGGCTACCTGTTCCTGCCACTGATGCTGATGCGGGTGCCGCTCGCTTTCGCACATCGCCTCATCGCGATGTTTCTCATTGGCATGACGGTCATGGAAGTGATCGGCATCGCTGTCAGCCTGACGCTCGATCCACAACAGGCCACGGCGCTGCTCGCGTCGGATTTTCTCGAAGGCAATGGCCGCTTGTCGACCTTCGCGTCCGAACCGAACTGGAACGGCCAACTGATCGCCTTTACCGGCCCGTTCGCGCTGTATGCGCTGGTGAAGCGGCTCATGGCGCCGTGGGTCTTCGTCATCGTGCTGGCAGTGCTTCTGGGCGGTTTGCTGCTCAGCGCGTCCTTCACCGGCTTCGCGGCGTTTTCCATCGGAATGGTGGTCGCACTGGCATTCCTCGGCGTGCGCGCAATTCTGGGGGCAGGCCTGGCGATCAGCGTCATCGCAGCGATCTTCCTCGCCAGCGGCGCGCCTCTCCCCACTGTTTTCCAAGATCGTGTGGGCGGCGCTCTGGTCGATGGCAGCCTGGAAGAAGCCGGAACCTACAAGGGCCGCGTGAAGCTGCTGGAACAGGCGTGGGACAAGTCGGGCGACACCATCATCGTTGGTCTCGGCGTGGAAGGCTTTCGCGCGACCCATGAGATCAATCAGCCGGTCCACAATTTGTTTATGCTGATGCTGGTGGATGGTGGGCTGATGGCGTTGCTAGGCTTCACTCTGCTGGTCGCATTGCTGTTCATCATGCCGCTTCGCTATTTCCGACGTTTCCGGGTGGAAGCGGGGACCGCCGTGGCCGTGGCGTGTGTTTTCACCATCTACACCCAATCCATGCCGCATATGTTCGCGCGGCTGAACATCGTGCCGGTCCTCTTCGGGCTGATGCTGATCTTTGCGGGTTCCAGGCAGCTCTACCCCAAAGGCGTAGTCCTTACGCCATCTGCGCCCGGACGAACACCTAATCGCCGGATGGATTCTCGCGTGAGGCGGTAA
- a CDS encoding polysaccharide biosynthesis/export family protein, translating into MGRYRCLARHLAVACLAAAFLASCATTGGERLPPVADQGYTLDSGDKLRIQVYGLDGYGETTYLVGSDGTLSLPLLDRVPAAGKTPDELERDIRQLLLDRQILNQPYVDVEPVALRPFHILGEVNKPGEYEYRPGMTVLTAVSIAGGFTYRAKESEVIISRRVDGRAVTGKVTATDPVRPGDQIQVTERWF; encoded by the coding sequence ATGGGACGTTACCGATGCCTCGCGAGACATCTGGCAGTCGCCTGTCTGGCGGCGGCTTTCCTGGCGAGCTGCGCGACGACGGGGGGCGAGCGGCTGCCCCCGGTGGCGGATCAAGGCTATACTCTGGACAGCGGGGACAAGCTGCGCATTCAGGTCTACGGCCTGGATGGCTACGGGGAGACAACTTATCTCGTAGGCTCCGACGGCACACTGTCACTGCCGTTGCTGGACCGCGTGCCCGCCGCTGGAAAGACGCCCGACGAGCTGGAGCGGGATATCCGCCAATTGCTGCTAGACCGGCAAATCCTGAACCAGCCATATGTGGATGTGGAGCCCGTGGCGCTCAGGCCGTTCCACATCCTGGGTGAGGTCAACAAGCCAGGCGAGTATGAATACCGGCCGGGTATGACGGTCCTGACCGCCGTGTCTATCGCGGGCGGCTTCACCTATCGCGCGAAAGAGAGCGAGGTGATCATATCCCGCCGCGTGGACGGGCGAGCCGTCACTGGCAAGGTGACCGCGACGGATCCGGTGCGGCCTGGCGACCAGATTCAGGTGACGGAACGGTGGTTCTGA